A single region of the Phycisphaerae bacterium genome encodes:
- a CDS encoding phosphatidylglycerophosphatase A: MTQPSSHAGAQDPSPRTIRDRALLFIGSLAYLGFVPFASGTVAVLVVGVPLYLGLTLWLQLSTSAYVGVVVAFTFFAIWIAGHADRVLDEKDSKRNVIDELPGYLIALVGLPVKWQLVTAAFFIERAIDIAKVWPANLIERKLPGGWGVVLDDVVAGLYTLAILHAVVALVPSLSF; the protein is encoded by the coding sequence ATGACTCAGCCATCGTCCCATGCCGGAGCGCAGGATCCATCGCCGCGAACCATCCGCGATCGCGCCCTGCTGTTCATTGGTTCGCTTGCATATCTCGGATTTGTCCCGTTCGCATCAGGGACCGTGGCTGTATTGGTGGTCGGCGTTCCGCTCTATCTCGGATTGACTCTTTGGCTTCAACTTTCCACGTCTGCATATGTCGGCGTTGTCGTGGCTTTTACGTTCTTCGCGATCTGGATCGCCGGACATGCCGACCGCGTGCTCGATGAGAAAGACAGCAAGCGAAACGTCATCGACGAACTTCCGGGGTATCTCATCGCCCTGGTTGGTTTGCCGGTGAAATGGCAACTTGTGACTGCGGCGTTTTTCATTGAGCGGGCGATCGACATCGCAAAGGTCTGGCCGGCCAACCTGATCGAACGAAAACTGCCCGGTGGCTGGGGAGTCGTGCTGGATGATGTTGTGGCGGGGCTGTACACGCTCGCGATCCTGCACGCGGTAGTCGCACTGGTTCCGAGTCTGTCTTTTTGA
- the mtnP gene encoding S-methyl-5'-thioadenosine phosphorylase — MIHSRSRRKADPVSAPKPVIGLIGGTGLGQALAKEVHGEQVAVDTPFGPPSSTILRGSWQGVEVIFLPRHGPHHTLPPSAVPYRANIFALKQLGATHIIASGATGSLREEIRPRDLVIPDQVIDKTNRRVTTFFDQPGLAAHVEFSHPFCPMLRQRFIEAAKHIATTTHDGGTYVCMEGPAFSTVAESRMHRSWGGDLIGMTCMPEAKLAREAEMCYVLIALPTDYDCWRPHDPSVKPNELLKEIISNVEDATAHSVELIKKTLSAMVEKPLAPCACGRSLDLAIWTKPDGIDPSLRSRLWPILSRFCS; from the coding sequence ATGATTCATTCGCGTAGCCGGAGGAAGGCAGACCCCGTGAGCGCCCCAAAGCCTGTCATCGGATTGATCGGAGGCACCGGACTCGGCCAAGCCCTCGCGAAGGAAGTCCATGGCGAGCAGGTCGCGGTCGACACGCCATTCGGTCCGCCGAGTTCGACCATCCTGCGCGGAAGCTGGCAGGGCGTCGAAGTCATCTTTCTGCCTCGGCATGGTCCGCATCACACGCTGCCGCCGTCCGCCGTTCCATACCGGGCCAACATCTTTGCGCTAAAACAGCTCGGCGCGACGCACATCATTGCGAGCGGTGCGACGGGCAGCCTCCGAGAGGAGATACGCCCGCGCGATCTGGTCATACCCGATCAGGTTATCGACAAAACGAACCGGCGCGTCACGACGTTTTTCGATCAGCCCGGCTTGGCCGCGCACGTCGAGTTTTCGCATCCATTCTGTCCCATGCTGCGGCAACGTTTTATTGAGGCCGCGAAACACATCGCCACCACCACCCACGATGGCGGCACCTATGTCTGCATGGAGGGTCCGGCCTTCTCGACGGTCGCGGAAAGTCGAATGCACCGATCGTGGGGAGGCGACCTCATCGGCATGACCTGCATGCCCGAGGCCAAGCTTGCACGCGAGGCCGAGATGTGCTACGTGCTCATTGCCTTACCGACCGATTACGACTGCTGGCGGCCGCATGATCCGTCGGTCAAGCCGAATGAGCTCTTGAAGGAGATCATCAGCAACGTTGAGGATGCGACAGCGCATTCAGTGGAGTTGATCAAGAAGACGCTGTCGGCGATGGTTGAGAAACCGCTTGCGCCGTGTGCCTGCGGTCGTTCACTCGACCTGGCAATTTGGACGAAACCGGATGGCATCGATCCATCACTCCGGTCCAGGCTCTGGCCGATCCTGAGCCGCTTCTGTTCGTAG